The genomic segment GGGGAACTAGATTTGTAATGCCTGGCCAGATCAGGACTGCCAGGCCCACCATTAACAGATCGGTATCGCCCCATGCTGGGGCTGTCTGACAGCTTCTCATTGACACTATCATACCTCTGTCCATTTGGTTTAGAAGCTTCTACTGTGACAATGCTGCTGTAAAGAGGCTGCttagattttttgtttttcttgtcctTTTTAGGCTTTTTTGATTTGTCATGCTGTTGGGGTGTAAAAAAGTCTTCATGATCTTTTTTGCCGGCTTCatagccatttttatttttggacCTGCAGTACCTTGCCATCACTACAATTAAGATGATCAAAATCACTGTCATAATTCCTGCAACCACCCCAATGACAATGCTGAGTCTCTGTTTGCTAATTTCATAGCTTGGATCTCCAGCTATGTCCTGGGTGAGTGGGGTGTGCAAACTTCTGGCTATCTGGGAGTCAATCACAGTTGCATTAGAAACACTTTCATTGACAAACACATGTACCAGAGTCGTGGTGGACTGGGAAGGCTGCCCACTGTCATTCACTTGCACCACCAACCTGTGCAAGCCATAGTGCTTTTGGGTGAGTTTCCCTACTAAGGAAACCACACCACTGGTGGAATCAATCTCAAACAGCTTGAAGGGATTCCCTCCCACAATGCTGTAGTTAAGGTCTGCATTGATGCCATCGTCACTGTCTGTTGCCAACACTGTAGCTACTACTGTCCTGACATTACTTGAAGGTGGCAGTAAAGTGTAAGAAATGTTTCTGGGAAGGGTAACTGTGGGAGCATTGTCATTCTCATCCATCACAAAGAGAGAGACTGTAGCTGTGGCCGATCTGGGAGGATCTCCCCCATCCACAGCCTTAACTCTGAAAGTATATGTGGTCTGATGTTCCCGGTCAAAAGACATTGTGGAGTATATGGTCCCTGTGTCATTTTCAATGGAAAAAATGTTACTGTTCTCCTCTATGTAGAGGCTCATCTCTGCGTTGCGCCCCTTGTCAGCATCCATCACAGTGACCAtccccacagggctgttgggctGCAAGTTCTCTTTCACATAAAAGGTAAAGACGTCCTGCATAAACTTAGGGTCATTGTCATTCTTGTCAGCCACCTGCACAATCACCGTGGTGCTGCCCTGGAGCACCGGGAtgcctttgtctttggcattaaCTTTAAACTCATACCTGTCAGTCTGCTCGCGGTCCAGCACCGAATTGACCAGGATGTCCCCAGAATCGGGATCGATGGCAAAGATCCCCATCACCGACGTGTCCAGGGAGTAGGCGATCTCCGCGTTCTTGCCGCTATCCGCGTCTGTGGCCAGCACGGTGGCCACCCTCTCGCCGGGGATGTTGTTCTCCGGGAAGTAAACCTCCACCACCGACTGGCCGAAAACGGGCGGGTTGTCGTTGGTGTCCCCCACCTTGACCACCAGGGAGTTGTTGCTGGAAAGGCTGGGGCTGCCCGAGTCCACCGCCACTATGACCACGTTGAACTCCCGGGTGGTCTCATAGTCCAGGGGGGCCGAGGTGTGCAGGAAGTACTTTTTCTTGTTCTGGTCGCCCTCTGTGTCGCTGGCCGGCTTGAGCTGGAAGGGCACGTCGCCCACCACGGTGCAGGTGACCACCCCATTCTCTCCTTGGTCTCGATCCGACACCTGCACCAGGGCGATGGGGGTGTCGACCAGAACGTCCTCAGCCACGTTGGCCACCCCGTCTTTGAGTGGGATGCGCCCGATCTTGCGAATTTCAATGGACGGCACGTTGTCGTTCTCGTCCTTGATGTTGAGCACCACGGTGGCCTTGTCGGTCTTGGGGGGCTGCCCGCGGTCGCGTGCCATGACAGTGAAACGCAGTTGGTTCACCTCCTCGCGGTCGATGCGGTGCAGGACGCTAAGCCAGCCAGACATCTCGTCTAGGCGCAGCAGCCGCCGCACCGACTCGGTGGCCGCCCCGAACACGTACTCGATTTGCCCGTTGACCCCCACATCCAGGTCCGCGGCGCGCAGCTGCAAGATGGGGGTCCCCGGAGCGCTATTCTCCGCCAGGTCAGCCTCGTACACGCTCTTCTCGAAGCGGGGGCTGTTGTCGTTCACGTCGGTGATGAGCACCCGCAGGATGGCCTGCGACGAGCGCGGCGGGTCGCCGCCGTCACGCACCCTCAGGGTCAGTTCGTAGGAATCGCGCTGCTCCCGGTCCAGCGCCCCCTTCACGATCAGCTGCGGCTGCTTCTCGCCGTCCGGGGTGTCGGCCACCTGCAGCTCGAACACGCTGCTGCGGCCGCCCGGGCTCGCCCCGCCGCCGCCCTCGGGCGCGTCCAGTCGCCGCTTGGAGCCACCCGTGCCGCCGCCGCTCGCGCCGTTCCCGCCGCCCCCTGGGTAGGGGGCGCTGTCGGCCGGCCCCGCACGCCGGCCctcgctgccgccgccgccgccgcccccgggcTCCTGGAGCAGCTCGTAGCGCTCGATCCCGTTGCGACCGAAGTCACGGTCGGTGGCGGTAGGAAGCAGGTAGAGCGTGCCCACAGGCCGGTTCTCCTCCACCGTCAGCGTGAGCACCGGCGACGGGAAGGTGGGCGTGTTGTCGTTGATGTCGAGCACAATGACCCGACCCTCGAATAGGTCCACCCAGCTCTGCGAGGGCCCGATCACTGACACCTCGAAGTCCAGGAAGCACTCGTTTTCGTCGAAGATCATCTGACACTGGGGCAGCTTCTCGCGGTCGATGCGCCGCTCGCTGGTGCTCAGCTCGCCGGTGAGGTTGTCGATCTTCAGGTACTCGGAGCCCGACTCGAGGCTGAAAGTCACCTCGCCCGAGCCCGTCACGATGCCCAGGTCCGAGGCGACGTTGCCGATGCGGACGTCGGCGGGGCCCTCTTCGGCCAGCCGGTACCGAAGGAGTTGCTTGGCGGCCGCCAAGCTGATCGAGAGCGGCAGGAGGAGGCAGCAACCCAGGAACCAGCCGCGCACGCAGCCCGCCGTCCGCATCCTAAGCATCTTCtcttgctgctgctgctactgttCCTTCTAACCACGGTCCCCTCGGCGCCCCCCTCCTCTGGGGTGGGCCGTTTATCCTCGCCTCAGTCCGATCCCCTCCCGGAGAAAGGAAGGAGCAAgtgagagggaagagaggagggcaaGAGCGAGCAGCGTGCAGAGTCAGCCGGGAGAGAATCAGTGATagatccttcttttcttttcccttgcttctTCTGAAAGTTATTGTTTCATAATTCATGCAATGGGTGCTAATCGCCCTCTGGCCGGCCGTCGTTCAGTCGCAGTACTCACAGTTCACGGGACACTGCGCGCGGCGGGCtcggagcccccccccccccgccccccagagtCATCCCCGCAGCGGACGGAGGATCCCGCTCTCTCCCGTCCGGGCTCGGTCGGAGAGGGCCGGAACCGCTCCTTCAGGCGAGCGGAGGAGCCCAGAGGCGGCAGCGAGGGAGTCTGCAGCCTCCCCCCGCCAGCCAGCCTGGCTTGTCTTTGCTGCTACTCCAGTTGAGTCCAATACACGTTCCAGTCACTCACGCCAGACCCAGCCTCCGCTCCGGCTCCGGCTGCCCAGGCAAACGTGAGTCGCTTCCTGCACTAGGCGCCGGGGCCAGCAACAAGCCAGTCTCAACTCCGACTCGGCTCAGGCAGCAGGGGAGCCAGCCAACAGCTCGAGAATGAAAAAGCCCTGGCAGGTCTCTTCCGGCACGGTGCAGAGGAGACTACTCGCGTCACAGCGCGGTCCGCGGTCGGGTCTCCCCGGCGCGCCGAAGAGCAGCCCGAGCCATCTTCCGAGACGCCCAGAGCGTCAGTCCCTTCTCAACCCCAGAGAGCTCGGGTTTCTCTTTTTTAACAACTCTGCGCAAGGTCATTAGTCACGGAGCCGCCGCCTGAAACCGCAGCAGCCGTTTGCCCGCGGGGGCTAGGGCTGAGCTGTGCGCACCGCGCGGTGCCCAAGTTTGGGTTCGCAGCCGCAGAGTCCGTGCCTTTCCTCACCTGCATTCGGCCCGCAAGTCGGAGCAGTGGTATCTGCAGCGCTGTGCGCGATTCTGGGAGGAGATTGCagcctctctctttctccccgcgcgctctcactctctctcactcGATCCCTCCCctacctccctcccttctctcctccctccccccttctcctccctcctctcctttcccctttcccccctcttcAACTCGCTCTCCGGCACGCTCCCTCGCTCCTTCCTCAGTCCCAATGCGGGGAACTCGAGCTGAACTTGATCTTTTTGCAGTTCAAAGGTGAGCAAACCCAGCTCGGAGCACCAGCGACGCTGACCCGGCGAAAGCGCCCAGCTGGGCTCCCCCAGTGGCAATTAACAAAGATGCCCATTTCTGTCCGGATTCCCGAAGAAAAGCAAAAGGCATTTGGGCGGGATGGGGGTGGAGTCAGAGACAGCGGCCAAGTagctttatgaaaaaaaaatccagtgtgCCAAGGGGAGAAAAAGTGCCTGTAGGTTGTTGCCTCGGAAGTGCCCAGGCACAGCGGGTGAATTCCGCAGTTGTCTCGTCCCTTTCCACGTCTCGGAGAGTCTGGTGCAGGCGCTCCCGCCGTCCCCGAGCTGCCTCGGCTTGGAAACACTGAATGGCAACTGGGAAGCTCCTGTTAGCTCGCCGGGAGCTGGAAACCCTCAAGTTTGCCCAAAGTGGTGGTTGCTGCTGTGAGCCCGCTCGCGGTTCGACCTCGTCCCTACCGTGGCGGCGGCGGCAGCCGAGCTGCCGAAACTACACACTCGTAGAACAGGAGGGAGGAGGGCCGGGAGGAGGGCGGCGAGGGGGAGTACCAGCCAGCGCGCTTCGGAAAGCCCAGCTTCTGCTCCGAGGGCCGATCTGAGCGTGCCCAACTCCAACCTGTCCCCCTTACGCTTAAGCCTGTCCCTACCCGATGAGTTCAGCTGTCGTCATCTCGGGGGTCCTTGCTTTCCCTCCCTCGGGCGGATAAATGTCCTCTTGCCTCTAAGGCCCGGTGAGTGTGTGAGCGCGCTAGTGTGGGTGTCAGAAAACCTTTCTCCTTTATTCTCCTCTCTCGTCGATTTTGCCCCCTCCCCGAAGGTGTCTGTGGTTCGAAATTGACCGTCTTGATCGGGGCATGGTTATGGGTGGCTTGGGGACCCCGCGTGCGCCCAGGAAACCACGCTGGTGTTCTGAGAAACCATGATGGGCTGCAGTGTTAGAGAGAGCAAACTCCAGGGAGAACTGGAGAGGGGATCCTTTTTTGGGAGCGCAGACATTGGAGGCTGGGTTGGGGGCGGGAGTGGTGGTGCCTATCTTTGTTTAAATGCTTGGCATTCCTGCCATCGTGCATGCTTATAAGGCGGCAGGCCGTTTGTGCGCGCGCGCCTGGGGAATAAACACATGTTAGACGCCTCGATATTATTTTCTGAGCAAAAACCTTCAGCCTTTAGTAACTGGCAAAGTGTAGCGTCACCTATCTGGATGAAAGGGAAATAAACTTAAATGCCAACTTTGTGTACCGAAGTGTCCGcagcttcttttcttctcttgacTTCGTGGCACTTGATCGCCCATGGAATTTCCCCCACGCGAGGCTTCCCCAGTTTTCAATCACGCCCACCGAAGGCCGCATCACCAGACCTCTCAGTCCTGGCTGTGTTTTTTGCGCTGTAGCCTTTTACTTCTAATTCATTTTAACAGCTGTTAaacgggggaggggagcaggattAAGAGGACTGAGGCGGACAGGAGACATTTGAGGAGAGTTCTTTTTTTGCGCAGCCAGCTCCCGAGGTCACACAAGGGGAGAATTCTTACcacctcaaaagagaaaaaaagattattgctgggatTTGTTAGGACCTCAGATCGTCTAGTCTGTAGGCATCCGAGGACTTCCccttaaaggaaattttaaagtgaaaagaaacaagaaatccGCCCAGAGTGTTTACTCTGCCTTTACGAGACCTGTGCGGGAAAGCAGAATGCTTTAAACAAGACTAACACCAATAAAGTCTTCGAGCAGATGTAGCGCGCGGTTGTTTGGCCAAGCGCAGAGAACAGgaaagggcggggggggggggggggcggcagcgGTTTCCAGCTCTTCCTTTGGGCGAAAGCCGAGCAGCGGAGCGTGGGAGTGTGTGGTGTGAGTGGTGTGTGCCAGAGCGCTGGCGCGGATTTACCACCCCGATAAAGCAAAACTCCAGGGGTGACGACTCCTCATCCACGGCCTGGGCGGAGAACTCGGCCTTAATCCACCCCCGGCCCCAACTCTTCCTCCGCCGCTGCCGCCGGAGCCGCTTTTCATTGTATCTGCAGCATCAGCGAGAAAAGCCCGCGCGCAGGCTCAGTGCGCACCGCCGCAGTCCCGAGCCGGGTGGGGGCGGGTGCTGCAGCGCCGCCGCGGCCGGCTGAGTGGCTGGAAGGCCAAATTCTCCTTATATTTGCCAAGAACTCGGGTTTAATCGAAACCCTCttgccagcctcccctgccactcCCTCTTTTTCCTGGGTCTTAGGTGGAAGACGCAGACCGTCTCCACTCCGCGGCCTTGCGCCGGTGCATTCCGATGCGCGGCAATATGGTGCAGTGCGCTCACTCTCCTCGCCGCCTTTACTAGGTTTTGCAAACTTCAGGCAGCCGCGTGGGCAGAAACGTTGTGCACGCGCTCTTCGCTCCCCAGACCGTAAACTTGGATCAGCCCCCTCGCGTCTTGAGGCGTTTGCTCGCTGCCCTGGCGCCCACTCGCCTGGCGCACATTTGCAGGGAGCGGAGTGGGCGTTTTTTACCTCCAGCGCGCTGCAAATATTTTCCCGGATGAGTTGGGGCGGGGGGCGCGGAGGGGGGGCGTGTGGTACGTCCTTCACAGTGGAGTGGTTTTCTCTTAGCGAACAAGGAGTCTCCAGCCCGCCCTTCTCAGTCTCATCCCGACCAACTCGGCAGCCGAGCCAAGCCAGCGTGAGAAGTGGGTCCGACGTGTGCGGCATGGAGAACAGAGCGGGGGCCACGGAGCTCCCGGCTGGCCTCTGTCCCCACTCCGACCTTTTCCGCCGGACTGCCAGGAGGCGGCAGCGGCTTTGACCGGCCGCGCAGTTCTTGGGAAAAGAAAACGGAATGggcggggtgggagtggggacgAGGTGGGAAGACCCTGGGGGCACCCATTCGGAGTTCGGGGTTGGAAGCTCCCAATCTTCTTCCGCCCCCTGTGTGGAGACTATCACTCCAGCCTCCCGCCGACGCGGCGCGGAGGATGAATGGAGGTGAAAAGCCgtttcccccacccccgccccattTCCGCAGTCTTAGAGGCAGTGTCACAAGTGCTCAGCAATTTCATTAAATGGAACCCGGGGACTTAAtcctccacccccgcccccacccccaccccactgccaGACCTCACCCAGGGACTACCAGATCCGGTTTAGCTCTGCCCACACACCCCGCCAGGCTTCCTAGACCCGAGGCTGCATTTATCTTCTACACCTGATAGGAAAGGGTTCCGAAGGAAATGGGATCGAAAGTGTAACCGGCTGCAATAAATTTAAGagcctgccgccgccgccgccgccgctgctgctTTGGCGACAAGAACCGAAGTGAGAAAACGAGATCTCTGTCCTAAAGATGGCATTGATCCGAGTGGTAGGACGTCATGGCGTTGTAGGAAGCCAAAATGTTTGAAAGAATGTGaaatgttggttttttgttttgttttctcttgatTGACCGCTTTCATTTTTTAAgggacaataaaaataaacatttctttgaGACCAggatttataaaaatggaaattggTTATAATGTAAATACCAATGATTCCTTTTCTGTGCCAAATGTCCTACCCTTAAAACGTACAGTATACGGTGGTTGGctgttactttttcctttttttttttttttaacctgctaATCCCGCTTGCTTAAAAGTGCTTTGCTTTTAAGAAATTTCAGTGACTGAGCTGAAAAATAGCATTCCTGGTCCGTGAAGTAGGTTGAGCCTcaaaaaaagacaggaagagaagtAACAGCTAAAGTTTATGGGAGAGAATACAAAGAAGTGGGTGCGTAGACATGATCTCGGGGGGGCTTTCATTTATAATAGACGCTGTATTCACAATACAAGAAAAAGGTTAAATACAGTAAACATGATAGCCAGttctggaaaaaaatgtaaagcaGTGTGACAGAAACGGAGAAAGTGACTCAAGAACTCCACCAAGGGACAAACAGAGGAAATGACACCTCTACAATCTCTAAATCCATTGacctttcatcttttttaaaatggccCTGTGTATACATAAACATATGTGAAGACACGATTTCCAGTCTTTTGTGATCAACTGTTTCCCCGATTACTTCTGCGGAATTTAATACTTCGGTGCTTTCTCTAAATAATTATTAGAAACGActgttcttaaatatttattacttcaaagattaaaaataactGCGTAGCTATTGTATTATAGCAAGTATGAGTCTGATCCTGGGGACTGTGTTGAGGCATATTTTGAAGCTTTAAATCCATGAATGTAGAATTATAATGTGTAGTAGACTGAAATGGCTAAATTATTCATTGCAATAACAACCTTTCTGATGGACATTAAACCTCAGCAGTTTAAATAAGGAAACCGCAGATTTCCTTTTAAGCAGGTAATAACTGCTTGCATAAGTGGTTGTTTTATTGGTCTCTAGCCAAGAATAGAATCAGTTGTGCTGTTTAAATCATGAAATAATGTTATGGAAAGTCCTCTAttgatatatataaaaaaacaacacaccTAAAATTAAACGGAGTCACTTCACACTAACAAGTGGATAACTGTAACACATTTCCACAAtgccagtattaaaaaaaaaaatccctgtttataaagaaaaaggaacacgagaagataatttttaagtgtttattaACTCATGTTGTCTCTTCTGCAGATTTAAATAGTATCTTAGGTTTTAAAATAACAGTGATAGAAATGATTTTCACTTTAAGCTTAACAGATTGACagttgatatttttctttcaacctacAAAGAGGGAAATGCCAAAACATATGTAATATAACAAAGACTTGTGATTTATGCCACATATATAAAGAGCCATCCAGTTACTATAACTGAACGATGCATTGTCTTTTATTTACAAGATAATTTAtggattttttaaactttaattctCATATATTCTGAAAATCTTAAATTTGTGGAGAATACTGTATGTTGCAGAATGTGTGTGAgtttttgagaaataaataacCTTGAAAGGTAAAGCAGAGTATCATTTTATTTGGGACTATCTGAAACTGTCCCGTCTTGCTATCTATGGTAAAATTGGATATTCCATTGCCCTTTGTAATATGAACTTGAGACATTTGGCATTCCTTTATTACCATGTCAGGATGCACCAAATGTTGCTGTGAATAATGACCTCTAAACTAGGTATATATTAAAGATTTGGGGAAAAATCCCAAAGATTTTGGAAAAAATCTCATTATAATGGCTTATATGAatataatattcaaataaatatccttgatTGTACTGAGAAGTTGAAATTTATGATTTAGCTTTTAGCCCTGACTATGTTGACCTATGCTACCTTGATCACTTCTTATTTTAAGTTTGAATACCAGGTAATGTAAAACTTTTGACCAATcgcatttagaaaatatataatgtgGAATGTTTCTAGAGGGGGCAATATAAAAAATTTGACCAACTTCCCcccccctttattagagaagttgtgggtttacaaaacaatccaGCATAAAATAAAGGTTTCCCAAAtaccaccccaccatcaacattttgcattggtgtggaacatttgttacaattgataatagcacatttgtataattgtactattaactaaaatccatggtttaacttaagctTCACTGTGTAATGTAGTtcaatgtttgtttttaaatttttttattgttcttgtatatacaatctaacatttcccccttttattataTTCAGTTACATATTTAAGTGCTGCTAATTGTGTTcagtgttgtgttaccatcaccacctgctgttaccaaacatttccatcatttcaagtaggaaccctatacattttaagcattaactccccattctctatatCGAACCCATcctctgataacctatattctagattctgacactgtaaatttgcttattctaattgtttcaaatcagtgcaCTCatgcaatagttgtccttttgtatctggcttatttcactcaacatgatgtcttcaagatgtcacatgtatcaagatttcatttctaaaagaaatgaaatatggctgaataatattccattgtatgcatatactgAATTTTGGTCATCTATTCATCTGTTGGAggcttgggttgcttctatcttttggcaatagtgaataatgccacaatgaccATTGATATGCAATTGTCTGTGTTagccctactttcaattctttggggtatgtaCCTAGTCACTGGCATTGCCATGTCATATGGTAATttatatacttagctttctgaggaactgccaaattgtcttccatagcagctgcaccattttacatggcCACCAGTAATGAATGTgcattcctttttctccacatcctcaccacttgctttttacttttttgagagCAGaaattctaatggatgtgaaattaACCAACTTCTTTTAGCAGCAATGTATTTTCCAGTGATAGTTGCTGATCCTTGTTTGGCAGTCATTGCGATCTATAGTAGTTTGgaattacttatgaattccaaaaatagatattggattatgtttgtaaactggtctgttcctatgggcgtattagattgtattgtcttcagaggtttcacttttacttgattaaattatgattaaggctttgattcagccatgtcagtaggacattgagtcctgcTCCGTTGGTGGAtggaaactcacagagaaaataacaaagcacaggagttagttggagtctTTAGATGCTAAAGTCCCAGGAAGttaacacacaggagaagaacgcAGAGGACTAGACGTGGCAacggccccaggaaaagagacagcCTGACAGTCTATTGTGACCTTGtgcagagaccagagcagctgagcccagagaggaa from the Dasypus novemcinctus isolate mDasNov1 chromosome 1, mDasNov1.1.hap2, whole genome shotgun sequence genome contains:
- the PCDH7 gene encoding protocadherin-7 isoform X2; amino-acid sequence: MLRMRTAGCVRGWFLGCCLLLPLSISLAAAKQLLRYRLAEEGPADVRIGNVASDLGIVTGSGEVTFSLESGSEYLKIDNLTGELSTSERRIDREKLPQCQMIFDENECFLDFEVSVIGPSQSWVDLFEGRVIVLDINDNTPTFPSPVLTLTVEENRPVGTLYLLPTATDRDFGRNGIERYELLQEPGGGGGGGSEGRRAGPADSAPYPGGGGNGASGGGTGGSKRRLDAPEGGGGASPGGRSSVFELQVADTPDGEKQPQLIVKGALDREQRDSYELTLRVRDGGDPPRSSQAILRVLITDVNDNSPRFEKSVYEADLAENSAPGTPILQLRAADLDVGVNGQIEYVFGAATESVRRLLRLDEMSGWLSVLHRIDREEVNQLRFTVMARDRGQPPKTDKATVVLNIKDENDNVPSIEIRKIGRIPLKDGVANVAEDVLVDTPIALVQVSDRDQGENGVVTCTVVGDVPFQLKPASDTEGDQNKKKYFLHTSAPLDYETTREFNVVIVAVDSGSPSLSSNNSLVVKVGDTNDNPPVFGQSVVEVYFPENNIPGERVATVLATDADSGKNAEIAYSLDTSVMGIFAIDPDSGDILVNSVLDREQTDRYEFKVNAKDKGIPVLQGSTTVIVQVADKNDNDPKFMQDVFTFYVKENLQPNSPVGMVTVMDADKGRNAEMSLYIEENSNIFSIENDTGTIYSTMSFDREHQTTYTFRVKAVDGGDPPRSATATVSLFVMDENDNAPTVTLPRNISYTLLPPSSNVRTVVATVLATDSDDGINADLNYSIVGGNPFKLFEIDSTSGVVSLVGKLTQKHYGLHRLVVQVNDSGQPSQSTTTLVHVFVNESVSNATVIDSQIARSLHTPLTQDIAGDPSYEISKQRLSIVIGVVAGIMTVILIILIVVMARYCRSKNKNGYEAGKKDHEDFFTPQQHDKSKKPKKDKKNKKSKQPLYSSIVTVEASKPNGQRYDSVNEKLSDSPSMGRYRSVNGGPGSPDLARHYKSSSPLPTVQLHPQSPTAGKKHQAVQDLPPANTFVGAGDNISIGSDHCSEYSCQTNNKYSKQPFRRVTFSVVSQPQDPHQGSLQSCYDSGLEESETPSSKSSSGPRLGALPLPEDNYERTTPDGSVDSRPLPDVALTGKCTRECDEYGHSDSCWMPVRTSPERKKSQPKLSTFMPVDERGSQENLANGEAAIMGDRNRNLLNKKLTSSYETFSTASFSKNEEANPEDIPLTKTGEYKPSPVNTLTRREVYL
- the PCDH7 gene encoding protocadherin-7 isoform X1: MLRMRTAGCVRGWFLGCCLLLPLSISLAAAKQLLRYRLAEEGPADVRIGNVASDLGIVTGSGEVTFSLESGSEYLKIDNLTGELSTSERRIDREKLPQCQMIFDENECFLDFEVSVIGPSQSWVDLFEGRVIVLDINDNTPTFPSPVLTLTVEENRPVGTLYLLPTATDRDFGRNGIERYELLQEPGGGGGGGSEGRRAGPADSAPYPGGGGNGASGGGTGGSKRRLDAPEGGGGASPGGRSSVFELQVADTPDGEKQPQLIVKGALDREQRDSYELTLRVRDGGDPPRSSQAILRVLITDVNDNSPRFEKSVYEADLAENSAPGTPILQLRAADLDVGVNGQIEYVFGAATESVRRLLRLDEMSGWLSVLHRIDREEVNQLRFTVMARDRGQPPKTDKATVVLNIKDENDNVPSIEIRKIGRIPLKDGVANVAEDVLVDTPIALVQVSDRDQGENGVVTCTVVGDVPFQLKPASDTEGDQNKKKYFLHTSAPLDYETTREFNVVIVAVDSGSPSLSSNNSLVVKVGDTNDNPPVFGQSVVEVYFPENNIPGERVATVLATDADSGKNAEIAYSLDTSVMGIFAIDPDSGDILVNSVLDREQTDRYEFKVNAKDKGIPVLQGSTTVIVQVADKNDNDPKFMQDVFTFYVKENLQPNSPVGMVTVMDADKGRNAEMSLYIEENSNIFSIENDTGTIYSTMSFDREHQTTYTFRVKAVDGGDPPRSATATVSLFVMDENDNAPTVTLPRNISYTLLPPSSNVRTVVATVLATDSDDGINADLNYSIVGGNPFKLFEIDSTSGVVSLVGKLTQKHYGLHRLVVQVNDSGQPSQSTTTLVHVFVNESVSNATVIDSQIARSLHTPLTQDIAGDPSYEISKQRLSIVIGVVAGIMTVILIILIVVMARYCRSKNKNGYEAGKKDHEDFFTPQQHDKSKKPKKDKKNKKSKQPLYSSIVTVEASKPNGQRYDSVNEKLSDSPSMGRYRSVNGGPGSPDLARHYKSSSPLPTVQLHPQSPTAGKKHQAVQDLPPANTFVGAGDNISIGSDHCSEYSCQTNNKYSKQPFRRVTFSVVSQPQDPHQGSLQSCYDSGLEESETPSSKSSSGPRLGALPLPEDNYERTTPDGSVGEAEHMENDSRPLPDVALTGKCTRECDEYGHSDSCWMPVRTSPERKKSQPKLSTFMPVDERGSQENLANGEAAIMGDRNRNLLNKKLTSSYETFSTASFSKNEEANPEDIPLTKTGEYKPSPVNTLTRREVYL
- the PCDH7 gene encoding protocadherin-7 isoform X5, whose protein sequence is MLRMRTAGCVRGWFLGCCLLLPLSISLAAAKQLLRYRLAEEGPADVRIGNVASDLGIVTGSGEVTFSLESGSEYLKIDNLTGELSTSERRIDREKLPQCQMIFDENECFLDFEVSVIGPSQSWVDLFEGRVIVLDINDNTPTFPSPVLTLTVEENRPVGTLYLLPTATDRDFGRNGIERYELLQEPGGGGGGGSEGRRAGPADSAPYPGGGGNGASGGGTGGSKRRLDAPEGGGGASPGGRSSVFELQVADTPDGEKQPQLIVKGALDREQRDSYELTLRVRDGGDPPRSSQAILRVLITDVNDNSPRFEKSVYEADLAENSAPGTPILQLRAADLDVGVNGQIEYVFGAATESVRRLLRLDEMSGWLSVLHRIDREEVNQLRFTVMARDRGQPPKTDKATVVLNIKDENDNVPSIEIRKIGRIPLKDGVANVAEDVLVDTPIALVQVSDRDQGENGVVTCTVVGDVPFQLKPASDTEGDQNKKKYFLHTSAPLDYETTREFNVVIVAVDSGSPSLSSNNSLVVKVGDTNDNPPVFGQSVVEVYFPENNIPGERVATVLATDADSGKNAEIAYSLDTSVMGIFAIDPDSGDILVNSVLDREQTDRYEFKVNAKDKGIPVLQGSTTVIVQVADKNDNDPKFMQDVFTFYVKENLQPNSPVGMVTVMDADKGRNAEMSLYIEENSNIFSIENDTGTIYSTMSFDREHQTTYTFRVKAVDGGDPPRSATATVSLFVMDENDNAPTVTLPRNISYTLLPPSSNVRTVVATVLATDSDDGINADLNYSIVGGNPFKLFEIDSTSGVVSLVGKLTQKHYGLHRLVVQVNDSGQPSQSTTTLVHVFVNESVSNATVIDSQIARSLHTPLTQDIAGDPSYEISKQRLSIVIGVVAGIMTVILIILIVVMARYCRSKNKNGYEAGKKDHEDFFTPQQHDKSKKPKKDKKNKKSKQPLYSSIVTVEASKPNGQRYDSVNEKLSDSPSMGRYRSVNGGPGSPDLARHYKSSSPLPTVQLHPQSPTAGKKHQAVQDLPPANTFVGAGDNISIGSDHCSEYSCQTNNKYSKQPFRRVTFSVVSQPQDPHQGSLQSCYDSGLEESETPSSKSSSGPRLGALPLPEDNYERTTPDGSVGEAEHMENGVAAITTFPFLPFPHGKTHGRRVLLRPLH